The following DNA comes from Papaver somniferum cultivar HN1 chromosome 4, ASM357369v1, whole genome shotgun sequence.
TTGTTATGCTTGATTAATGGAAAAGATGATTTCAAATGGGTCTGTTGTGGTCTAATGATGTTAGCTGAATGGTTACAGGGATATGGTGGTGCTAATTGCAGCTGCAGTTCCATGAAATTGTGGTGTTGATGAACTGAAATGGTTGTGAAGAATCTTCCCTGAAGATGGTGGTGCAGCTGTAGAGTTTGAtaacggaaattatcggaaaAATATTCGTTATCCggtaagtccaacgtaacggtaaTGTGATTGAATTTCAAATTTCCGTCGGAACTTAACGGATATCGGTTAACCGATAATTTTAATGGCAACGGCAGCGGCAGAGCCAATATCCGTTACGTTTAGTGCCGTTGACAGCCCTAATTGTTTGACCACGTAAATGCACCACCTATCAGAGGTTGATCAATCGACTCATTATCCAGAATATAATTGTTAATCATTGTTGTACTGCGACTATCACCATCACCGCGATTCCTTTCCTCCCTAGAACGGACTGCATTCATGTCACCGGCTATGCAAATTGGCCCTGTCCACCAATTCCTCACCTCATACATGTCCTGCCAGAATTCCGTCTTCGGTTCATGTTCACATGGGCTATACACGTTAACAATTTCCCACTGAAATCCATTGACTCTTGTCGATAAAGAGACAGTGATATTATTTAAACCAAGCCTCTCATCCATCTTCTCAAATCTACAGCTGTCCCAGATACTTAACAGTCCTCCGCTATTTCCAATAGAAGGTATGTAATTCCGACCAAAATTCTCGTCATACCAAAGTTGACGAACAAAACCATCAGTCATGCTTTGCATCTTCGTTTCCCGTATCAAACAAACTGCACACCTTTGCGAATGAATCAAGTTCTTCACCGACATTTTCTTATCGAAATCGTTCATGCCTCTTATATTCCAACATAAGATTCTAAATTAGTGATTATTTCTTCCCTTGCCGCACGAATTCCTTCCACACTGCTTGTTTATTCAACATTCCTATTCACAAATACattctcctcttcatattcaaTATTATGATCTTCCCCCTCTGAAACATTTGCATTGTTGTTGTTGCCTCCCTCTTCCGCGACTTCAGCGTCCACTACTCCTTCAAATCTCTGCCGATAACGATAGACCAATGCAGTCATGTTATTTCTCAAAGTATCGCGCTGCTGTTGATTAATATTACCATAAATGCAAGCCATTTGAACTAAAGATTGAACTCTGTTCTCTATTAGATTTTCTTCTTCCGCCTCAGCATGTTGCTTCGCCTCTTCTAAATTCTGCACCACCGTATCCTCCAGCAGATTTCTATTAGAATTTCCTGTGGAGAAAGTATTCTCCGAAGTTTCAGTCAATGAGTCCTCATCGTTCTCTAGTGGAGTGTATCTGGAACCGGAAACGGTTCTTGAACCTGTGCTTCGACTGAAGTTCCCGCCTAAACACTCACTATTGCGTCTTGGTAAAAACCTCCAACTGCCTTCTGTTGCTTCCAGATTTGCGTGTCCAAGCTCAGGGCTTTATGGCGTTCTCCTGTGTCTAGTATCTCGACTACCTGAATTAACATCACCTATATTTCCATTTTCTCTACTTCCCTGCACCAGCTCCTGTACCTGCGACTTGGTATTATCTTCCTGCACCTTGCTATGAACAACTGTAAACTCCATAATCTTCGCCTCAAACTGTTCCACTTTTTTTATGTACCCTGCTGAGCCCATTTCTGTGTTGGTTTATAAAACACATCCCATTGGATGGTTAAAACAAATTTCACTCCTCCTATCTCCTTTACAGCTGCCATGGGAATTTTATCAATTTCACCTCCCATGGACATCCTAAAGAAGTGGATTCTGGTAGCCTTTTTGATGCTTACGGTTTCGTCTGAAATTTTTATCATCCCTCCTAACGTTTCTGCGATAGTTTTAAACGTAAACTCCCCCCAGTATTTTAGAGGCAGGCCACGAATCTTAAGCCATTTCTCCGGTACACAAACCAACTCCGGAGGAAGCGTATTCTGATCCCTATCATGTTGCTTATCCTGCAATGATCTTTCTGCCATCTCCCTAACAGTGCCCTGTTGAGTGCTTGGGAATTTTGGTATTTCTTCACCCTACCatttatagactttgattataataCCGTTCTCCTCCCAGATGCTTGGTTTCCATAAGCTTCTCCATTCGTTTCCTTCCAACGTAACAAGAGCAGTAAGTTtattttcttcatccatcttcaaATATCTATTCCAGCCTAGTATCCTTTTGATCATCACATCTATTCTACCCCAGCCTATATTCTTTGACACTTTAACCACTCCCCTTAATTCATTCTGGTGAGATAGACTTGGGAATTCAGCATCAGACCTCAGACTGCCTCCTAAACTCCCCTGGCGCGGTGAGTTTTCAGTTACGAAAATATTCAAAACAAGGGAGAGTGCCTGCCATCACTGATAATTCTCACCGCAAGGAAAACAAAGACTAAAGGTTTTACCTTCTGCACTACTCCTAAACCTTGAGACTCTTAAATAAATGCGCTCACTGTTATTCTTGATCTGAGCTAAGTAGACATCTCCTCCCATCTTCTCCTTCCATTTATCGTCCTCTATGTGCTCTTCCAGTATACTGTccactatcatcttcaaccatTCAATCATCTGTGGATGGAATGCTAGCCATGCCCGATATCCGTTCCTGCCCCTTTCTGTGATCTTCACGATTTTAATCTTGTCATAGTATTCTACTTCTATTGAGAAAGACTTACGCTCTTGggaattttaacaaactgccacacttccaatttcatgtttcaaaaactgccaccgttttttcaaagtttattaaatgccacaactGTTAGTGTTTCCGTCCGGACCCACCTAATTGGTCAAAAGTTCGCTGACCAGGTCAAGATTCTTACACCTGTCTATATATCGACGGCTCAAGAATAGCATCACGAGATTATTACACGTGGCAGTGTGTTAATTTACTATCCTATCCTTCACGGAATGAAACCACAGCAAGGCTTTTACTTTCTCATTCATTTCGTTCTCTCCGTGTCTCTCTTTTCCAGCGGAGAAACTTAGGTTAGAGAAAACTAGGGTTCTACAGAGGGATTTGGTTTAGTTTGTGAATCTGAGTGAAGGGTTTTGTAAagttcaagatgaagaagaaaaagaacggGAAGAACAACCAGTTGTATGTTTTACTAAAACCCTAACTTCGTTTTTTTCAATTTCTGAAGAAACCCATctcttttttcattcttttttgtcttcttttcattttgttacttaaatcgatgttgttgcatgttagggttttgaatctaaGCATGAGTTGATGTTTGGTTTGTTTTATGATTTAGTTAGGGTTAAATTTTCTCTGAATCTGTAatttttaattagggtttgattgtttCAGTAAAGTTCATAGTGAATCGAAGCATGAGTTCAATTTCTGAAGTTCATTTGTTTACTTATGATGCAGTGATGAAACATATTATCCATATAGAGACATCATCGTGTTGGTTATGGACAGTAATATGACTTTGTTCTTCCCTCACATGGATAGAGAAAAAATTGACCTCAAGGAATTTGAGCAGATGTTGCGTGTTAAGTAGCGCCTAACTGAAAATGAAATTCCTAGTTTATATTGGATGATAGAACCATGTTTGCCTGAGATTATGGATAGTAATGAGGACTTTTTTAAGTTCTGGGAGCATGCAGtacctgatgataaaggatttatATGTTTACATTTGAAGATATTAAACTCTGAATTCGGTAATGACAATGACTTCATTGAGGCTGCAATGGAACAACCAGTGACAGTAATTGATGAGACTCCAAAGAAGTCCCATAAGAGGATTGCTAAAAAGCCAGTTTCAAAGGAAAAGTCCGTAAGGAGATCACCAGAAAAGACTGTAAGGAGATCACCAAGGTTGCAAGATCAGTCAAAGTTTGAAAACTCAAATGGAGGAGTATCTAGGAAATTGTTTGTGGATCTGTTAAATGAAATGGAATCTCAGGGTTATTCTTGCGTTAGTCAAGCCAGTGTTGTGGGTTCTAGCAGTGTACCAATTCAAGTGACTGAAAACTTTAACCATGATTACTGGGTTGATGCAGTCAAGAATACTGATGCAGTGAACCAGATTGATGCAGTGAACAACAATGATGCAAGGGtcagcagtgatgatgatgaggagaatGTGGTGTTAGAGAACACTACTGTGGATGAATTTCACCCCATTGAAGACCCGAATGCTCCACCAAtatatgacagtgatgaagaggatgatattgattatgaagaTATTGTCAAGACATATAAACTTGGAGATGAAAGTAGTGATTCAAGCAGcggtgaagaagatgatgaagaaggtaTTGAAGTATTAACCCATTGATGTTTATAACTTATTGTCTATTTCCCCTTTTTTTAAATGTACTAACACTTTGATGTTGTTTGTTAATTGCAGTTTATAATGATGGTGGGAGTAATGATAATAATGATTGTCTTGAAGCAATAGATGATAAACATGTGAAAGCGAAGTTTGATTACAAGAACTGGAAAGAAGACTTCAATATgcacagtgatgaagaagaagaacccttATTCCCTGTAGAAGAAGAGGTGGCTCCTGTTGATCCTACAAAGATTGAGGTAAAGTATGCTTTTAATAACAAGTAGGAATTTAAGAAACATCTTAGGGGTTATTGTGTAAAAAATAATTATCAGTACACTGTTTACAAGAGTGACAAAACTAGATTAAGAGTCAGATGTAGGTTTAGGGAAGAGTATGGATGTCAATGGTTTGTAAATGCTAGCATAAAAAGGCATGAGCCTACTTTCATTGTTAGGAAGGTTAATCTAGAACATACTTGTGTTGGAAATCCAAAGAGTTTTAACAGATCTGCCAATCCTGAGTTTGTAAAAGAAGTGGTACATGAGAAGTTAAAGGAGACAGCTGGGGCCTTAATTCCAAAGCCTAGACATATAGCAAGAGACTTTTTTGTTACTCATAACATAGATATACCATATATTTGTGAATGGAAAGCAAGAAATATTCTTTTAGAAGATCTGTTTGGTAATTATGATGACAGCTACAAGGATGTACCCATCTTTTGTGCAATGGTGGCTCATACTAATCCAGGGTCAGTTCCTAAATACAGTTATCAAAAAAAAGGTAACATTATGTTCAATACATCTTATTTATGCTCTTCCCTTTATTTATTTGTAAGTTATGCTCAGTTAGTTACATAGTTTGGTTACTTAAAGTGCAGATAAGGCATTCATGAGCATGACTATTTCATTTGCTGCACCAATGAGAGGATTTCAGAATGCAGGAAGACCAGTCATAGGGTTAGATGCATGCCATCTAACTGGAAAGAGTGGTGGTGTTCTAATGGCTGCAACAGCACTTGATGGTCAGAATAATCTTGTGCCTTTAGGCATTAAGGTCTGTCAGAGTGAAACTAAGGAGAACTGGACTGGGTTCCTCAAGGATTTGGCTCCAGCAATCAATGCACATCATGCTGGCAGAATTACCTTTATTTCCGATATGCAGAAAGGCTTGTTGGAAGCTGTTCCTAAGGTTTTCCCTGGTGCAAGAGTTAGATATTGTTTCAGGTAATTAAGTTTAGTCCCTTGTTTTTTTACAGTAGTTTACATTTTGTATGTGTTTTTCTATTGGTTCAAGAACTTGAAGAAGTACTAACTCTTTATTTGCATATGCAGGCACTTATACAAGAACTTCAAGAAATACTACAAGGCACCAACCTTGCATATCTCATTGTGGAATGCATGCAAAGCTTACAAAGTAAAGCATTTTCAGGTTTGTGCCTCTTTTGTTAAAATCCCCTATGTTTCTTGATTGTTAGTTTGTAAGTTATATATAAAATTGTGATTGTTTTGCAATGTAGGAGCATTTTGACAGTATATGCAAAGAAAATGCTAATGCTGGTGAATATCTTAGGAAAGAAGATCCAAGTACTTGGTCTAGGGCCTATTTTGATCCCCTTAGCTGTTGTTAGCATATGAATAACAATTTCTCTGAATCTTTTAATTCCATGGATTCTAATATGAGATATAAACCTATAATCCAACTAGGCATGATGTATGGTCAGTTAGTCATGGTTTGTTATTTAAGAGAAGCGAAGAATCTGCTAAGTGGAATGAAAATGCTTTGGTCCCTGCTGCTGTTAAATTGATAAATAAGATGCTTGACTTGGTTGGAAAGTTTGATACATAAGGCAGTGTGGTTGGACAAGTTTATTTGGTAACTAATGTGATCACCAAGAAAATATTCACAGTGAATATTATAGACAAACAATGCACTTGTTTGCAATGGCAGCTAAGAGGATTCCCTTGTCAACATGTTGTATGTGCATTGAAACTGTTGAGGCCAAACTGGAAAGAGTAAGTGGTTTGTATTATTCAATtacttttttttgtattattcatttacttttgtttttgtaAGTGGTTTGTATTATTTATTGTTCCTTGTACACTGACACACCTTTGTTTTATTGATTGAACAGTTATTGTGCTCCTTACTATTTTCTGGAGTATTATAGGACCACATATGCAAATGCTGTCACACCCTTAGAAGACATAACTGAATGGGTATGGGAAGATAAGGTAGATTTATAAACTTTATTGAATGTGGTGCATTTACTTTTCAAGATattagttatttatttttatcttttcccCATTTAAGAATCAAACCCTTTAGGGTTTCATTACTTTAACTTTCtcatttgttttctcttcttctggcaggcAACCATGAACGTCAACGTAAACCCTCCTCCTTATCAGAGAAAAACTGGAAGACCAgcaaagaagaggaagagaagttATGACGAACCTGAAACTGTGGTGAAGAAAAGGAAGTGTGGAAAATGTGGATCTATTGCTGGCCACAACAAGAGAACATgtgctggtggtgatgttggtaaaaACAAAACTGGATTCAAGCCAAGCACTGAGTATGATGCTGCAAACTGCACCTTCACACAGAGAGATCAGCCTGAAAGTAGcactgcaaggggtaaagccaagGTGAACAGATCCAGAGGTATATCATTTTTTGTTGGTGAGTCATCTGCAGGACCTAGCACTCAAGGAAGACCAATAGCAGGGCCTAACACTCATGGATCTACACAAGATAATCAAAATTTCAGTCAGAATTTTGCTGGTATTGGATCTGTCAGTCAACATCTTTCTGTCACAAAGGGAAAGCAAACCAAGGCTAAGAAGACTAGGAAGTAGAAGTGTGTGTGCTTTATTGTTTGTTTTAGATATGTTGTGGACAAGTATCTAATTGATGAttagttttttttgttgcttTAGACACTGATTCTGGTCTGGACATGTATATGTACCAGAAAtcagttttattttgatgggaTAATCTTGCTTTATGAATGAAAATGATATTAGTTAGAACTAATTTTCAGATTACATGCTAATTGTcttttcaagttaatttttaCATATTCTCAGATGCATTTCTGATTTGCATTGTTCTTTGTAGCATTCTTGTTTATGCAGTGGGCATTCATTGTAGCAATGGCTCTCTTCTTCAAAAGCGCAGCAACAGTTTATTTAAGTAGCTTGATGATCTTGGATTTGAGTGGATCAATGGAAGAAAAGTAAGGAGAAATAGGAATAGGATTCAGGTTAACTCGTTTTCTTCACTGCACCGAGTCGCGAGTTAACTCTCTGCTCAATCACTAGCTAACTCGTTCCAGTTACTGATTCAGGGGCTTTAATGTCATTTTACGCTGCTGATTTAATGCCACATATGCGCTAACGGATACTAACGCCAGTTAACTGTTTTCTCAAAAAAAACGTGACGGAAAAAGTCAAGattgtggcatttaataaactttgaaaaaaacggtgacattttcttaaacatgaaatagGAAGTATGGcattttattaaaatccccaaaaatcttcTCTACTGGTCCTTTGAGCCATCAAACCTTCATACTGCTACTTCATTAGACAAAGCTGCTACTCCCTGTTTGTGCTGCTGATTCCGTAGCATTCTCAATGAACGTGCCTTTGATCTTCTAGTAATCATAGAATGAAAACAAGTAATAaaccataaaccctaaaataaaaacccgaaaataaaataaaagcgatTAATCAAACTCCACTGACCAATAAATTTCGGGCCTAAGGGGAAGGATCGAAAATCCGTCCTTAGACAGCGGAGAAGTTCAGTTAACACGCTGTCAAACTGAATCAATCAAAATTGATCCGATTGAGAGGCTGAGTTTGAGAATTGGTGAAAAAAATCGCCATGAAAGAAAAACTCCGAAAAGTCGCAGTTCTCTGGCCATCGAACACCTCAATTCATATATATTGTCAGAGTACCATTATATTCTTACTGGTTTTGATGTTGTAACACTCCATGCAATGTACCATCATGTCATCTACCGCCATTTCTTCCTGACATATTTTGCATTTTTTACGGATTTTgactaaacaaacaaaaaatatattcTATACGAGGGTTCCAACTGGAAAATGGTAACGGCAAGGTCCCAAGTCCCAAACAACTAATCATCTCAGGTCTCAGGTGCAAGTTTGGCATTTTTTTTCCTGAATCGTACGCTAAATGCAAGTAGCTTTGGGAAGTTGCCAACTTGCGGACATAAATCATACAGATTTTCTCAGTCAACCAACTTTTGGCCATGGTTTGGTGGAAACAAAGAAAGTGGCAAGGTCTTGGGACATTTTTGATGTGATAATAAAATTTTTTACAATCAGCTAGAATCCATtcatcaaaaaaataattaatgacAAACTGAGTTCAGGCATGCGATTAAACTTCTGTCCGTTCCGTGTGCTCTGTGGGCACATCAGAAAaagttgaaacaaaaaaaaagcacCAAGATATTGACCCATTTGCAAAACGATCCATTCTGTGTGTGGCGAACAAGCACATTACAAAAAAGTTCCAAAAAGATCAAAACCCGAAGTATTTACCCATTTGCAAAATGAGTGTACTTCAAAACAGAATGCAACAGAAGGGATTCATAACTAAAAGCACTACATCCAACAGGTGCAAATTTTTGGCTGAACCTCATATGACTCAAACTTGGAAATAATCCCACCCAAAATGCCCAGCACGAGAAAAATCAGCAGCATCATCTTCAAGATCAATCCAAAGTTGAATTTTTTCATCTTTTGCACCATTTTGTTCTTTCCATCCTTACTTTGACTTTCACCAGAGGTATTCTCGGCAGTATCATCTTTCGCAACATTTTCAGTTTCAGGCTTTTTCTTTCCAATTGCATCTAAAAATGAAAAGCACTAGGCTCAAACTTTAGTATTTATCGCAAAATATATTATCTTCTATATAGACGGTCTAAATGAAAATGGAAACGGAAAAAAACAACATGAAAATATGAACCAAGTAATAAATTCAACTGTAGTACAATGACTTGAACTTTAAATGAATCAATTACCGTGACCCTTAAAAGAAGCATCACCGGTATAATAACCGGTAAGATGTACACCATAGCCACCAGTGCTGATAACTGAAAGAACAATATCACCATCTTCCTCTCCGAACTCAAGATCGATAGGACACGACCGTTGGTACGTCGTTTGGAACGAGTACAAAAGAATTGGATTGATATCCCTTACGTTGCATTGACAGTGAATTGTGTAATTAGCAGCAGCATCTGATGAGACAGTTGCCTGATAAATAATAATATCAGTAtctttccgaaaatattcaaaatcTTACAATCATCAGTCTGTGGACTGGACGCCCATATATACCTGAGAAATGTGAAGCTTTCCTCTTGCTTTAGAGAAGCGCTGAATGACTGGTTTTCCAGGTTGTACTTCGACTCCTGAtatcagattcattaataaaaataaacattaaaacaattaaacaaactTGAGAGATCAATACAAAAGCAAGTAAGCAACATCAAGAAGAAACATTAGAACTTGAAAGATTTTGTTGCAAACAAAACTAACCCCAAAATGACATTTTTCTGTATTTGGAAAAGTTCTCTAATGGAAGATGAGTAATTCGGTGTAGTTGAGAAACTTGAATGACAAATGACCAGCTCTCTCTTCATATTTATACCGTACCGGAAGACCTTTTTCGGTAATCCACTTTCGATGCAGTCCACGAGTGAAATTAATTTTTGTATGCGCGTGCTCTGTGATGTGCCCAATTCGACCAAGAAGTTTCAATTGCTTCCTTGGAAACTAGCACCTAGCACCTAGACTAGACTAGACTCCAGCAATTAATTTCTCCCCTTTTCGAGCTGAATCTAAGTCATTCCCCAGATACTTTATGAGCAGCACAGCAGTATCCTCTTCTTTTGAATAAACTCTTGAACCCCGTTTTTCTATCATGCGTCCCCTTTTTAGGTTCCCGCAGCGGAATGCTATTTCCACTTACGTATTCCCAACGGTGAACATCAATAGATGGACTGATAGTATTTGGTAGCACGACTGCACGAGTATGCGTTCAGCTCTTTTTGTCCACTAGAAACAAGTTATTGGAGTTTTGGGGTTAGGCCCATTTCTGAAAAATTCGTTACTTCCAGAACCATGTTGCAATGAGATTTACTTCGTTTTGTGATTATATGATTTGTAGGCGTGAACAACCTACAGAAGATGTACATCCATAGTGGTTGCTATTCTCTACAATCTAACCACCATAGTGCTTACTCTTAGGTCCATGAAGGTCAGATAGCATGGGAAATTGGGATGAGCTGAAGTAGTGCAGTCAGCACCTCTATCATGAACAAGGCGTATCCTAACAAGTTTCAATAGCGCATATCCTAACGTCCCACTTTCTTTCTAATGACATATGGTTTCACAAAGGAGAATATGGGACTATTTTGTTGAAGGGTGTCATTTTGGACGGTCATTCGACCCTAATGTCATTACATCTATGAAGACTTGGAAATTTAATTAGGGAGACGAAAGACTTAGTCGAACATGGAATAACATCCCGGTTGCTATATGGTGGTGTATATGGAAAGAACGAAATGCAAGAACCTTCgttaacaaaaagaaaactttggcAAGCATCATTAGagataacaaaaagaaaaccTCGTCAAACCTTACAAGTTTATTTTTCATGAGAAAAATGCATAAAAATAATCTTAGTAAATGTGCTTACAAAA
Coding sequences within:
- the LOC113272333 gene encoding uncharacterized protein LOC113272333, coding for MDSNEDFFKFWEHAVPDDKGFICLHLKILNSEFGNDNDFIEAAMEQPVTVIDETPKKSHKRIAKKPVSKEKSVRRSPEKTVRRSPRLQDQSKFENSNGGVSRKLFVDLLNEMESQGYSCVSQASVVGSSSVPIQVTENFNHDYWVDAVKNTDAVNQIDAVNNNDARVSSDDDEENVVLENTTVDEFHPIEDPNAPPIYDSDEEDDIDYEDIVKTYKLGDESSDSSSGEEDDEEVYNDGGSNDNNDCLEAIDDKHVKAKFDYKNWKEDFNMHSDEEEEPLFPVEEEVAPVDPTKIEYTVYKSDKTRLRVRCRFREEYGCQWFVNASIKRHEPTFIVRKVNLEHTCVGNPKSFNRSANPEFVKEVVHEKLKETAGALIPKPRHIARDFFVTHNIDIPYICEWKARNILLEDLFGNYDDSYKDVPIFCAMVAHTNPGSVPKYSYQKKDKAFMSMTISFAAPMRGFQNAGRPVIGLDACHLTGKSGGVLMAATALDE
- the LOC113272334 gene encoding peptidyl-prolyl cis-trans isomerase FKBP53-like, which encodes MSFWGVEVQPGKPVIQRFSKARGKLHISQATVSSDAAANYTIHCQCNVRDINPILLYSFQTTYQRSCPIDLEFGEEDGDIVLSVISTGGYGVHLTGYYTGDASFKGHDAIGKKKPETENVAKDDTAENTSGESQSKDGKNKMVQKMKKFNFGLILKMMLLIFLVLGILGGIISKFESYEVQPKICTCWM